A single region of the Kineosporiaceae bacterium SCSIO 59966 genome encodes:
- the ssb gene encoding single-stranded DNA-binding protein, with amino-acid sequence MLDNTVVIVGNLGANPEYRRLDNGIEVANFRVGSTRRRYDRATGQWVDGPTSWWRVTCWRGLAANVAHSLRRGERVVVVGRPQVVPWETEDGRSGTSVEVEAQAVGHDLAWGTSTFERVVRSERLDLPGGRDPETGLRVSADGEILDDRTEDGTEDGAEDGAGSGLRSSGGREAGEAVRV; translated from the coding sequence GTGCTGGACAACACCGTGGTCATCGTGGGCAACCTCGGGGCGAACCCGGAGTACCGCAGGCTCGACAACGGGATCGAGGTGGCCAACTTCCGGGTCGGGTCGACGCGGCGCCGGTACGACCGGGCCACCGGCCAGTGGGTGGACGGGCCGACGAGCTGGTGGCGGGTCACCTGCTGGCGAGGTCTGGCCGCGAACGTCGCGCACTCGTTGCGTCGCGGCGAGCGGGTGGTCGTGGTCGGCCGACCTCAGGTCGTCCCGTGGGAGACCGAGGACGGGCGCTCGGGCACCTCCGTGGAGGTGGAGGCCCAGGCGGTCGGCCACGACCTGGCCTGGGGCACCTCGACCTTCGAGCGGGTGGTCCGCAGCGAGCGCCTGGACCTGCCCGGGGGCCGGGACCCGGAGACCGGGCTGCGGGTGTCGGCCGACGGCGAGATCCTCGACGACCGCACCGAGGACGGTACCGAGGACGGCGCCGAGGACGGCGCCGGCAGCGGGCTGCGCTCCTCCGGTGGACGGGAGGCCGGGGAGGCCGTCCGGGTGTGA
- a CDS encoding globin yields MTHPTHRPTDAARPEEATDRPSDAVRPEEPAHRPQDPAPRQQTFYEAVGGHETFVRLVDRFYQGVAADPVLRAMYPEEDLAPAAERLRMFLEQYWGGPTTYSERRGHPRLRMRHAPFVVDADARDRWLRHMRVAVDELGLPPLYESMLWDYLERAAHSMVNRLG; encoded by the coding sequence GTGACTCACCCCACCCACCGGCCCACCGACGCCGCCCGACCCGAGGAGGCCACCGACCGGCCCAGTGACGCCGTCCGGCCCGAGGAGCCTGCTCACCGGCCCCAGGACCCTGCCCCCCGGCAGCAGACGTTCTACGAGGCGGTCGGCGGGCACGAGACGTTCGTCCGGCTCGTCGACCGGTTCTACCAGGGCGTGGCCGCCGACCCGGTGCTGCGGGCGATGTATCCCGAGGAGGACCTCGCGCCGGCCGCCGAACGACTGCGCATGTTCCTCGAGCAGTACTGGGGCGGGCCGACGACGTACAGCGAACGACGCGGGCACCCGCGGCTGCGGATGCGGCACGCGCCGTTCGTCGTCGACGCCGACGCACGGGACCGATGGCTACGGCACATGCGCGTCGCCGTTGACGAGCTCGGACTCCCCCCGCTGTACGAGTCGATGCTGTGGGACTACCTGGAGCGCGCGGCCCACAGCATGGTCAACCGGCTCGGCTGA
- a CDS encoding acyl-CoA thioesterase II, which yields MTVTDGGQKTRDPFEELLSVLELRPEGLDDRGQDLFVGESQQQPHGRVFGGQVLGQTVVAAGRTVPQGRQLHSMHGYFLRPGDAMAPITFAVERLRDGRSFSARRVHAIQFGKPILSMIASFQEPAEGLDHQDEMPAGVPDPESLPSARELLGHIDHPMAQGWALRRPIDIRHVDQPLYLKGDSSRQARQAVWMRANGRLPADDLVNRAVLAYASDYTLLEVVLRRHGIAWTQPGLRMASLDHAMWWHRPVRADEWLLFVQGTPSASGARGLGIARVFDTDGVLVASIAQEGMIRVPR from the coding sequence GTGACGGTGACGGACGGTGGGCAGAAGACTCGGGACCCCTTTGAGGAGCTGCTCTCGGTGCTCGAGCTGCGCCCGGAGGGTCTCGACGACCGCGGGCAGGACCTCTTCGTCGGCGAGAGCCAGCAGCAGCCGCACGGCCGTGTGTTCGGCGGGCAGGTCCTCGGCCAGACCGTGGTCGCCGCCGGGCGGACCGTGCCGCAAGGGCGGCAGCTGCACTCCATGCACGGCTACTTCCTGCGACCGGGTGACGCCATGGCGCCGATCACCTTCGCCGTGGAGCGGCTGCGTGACGGTCGCTCGTTCAGCGCCCGCCGGGTGCACGCCATCCAGTTCGGCAAGCCGATCCTGTCGATGATCGCCTCGTTCCAGGAGCCCGCGGAAGGGCTGGACCACCAGGACGAGATGCCCGCCGGCGTGCCCGACCCGGAGTCACTGCCGTCGGCCCGCGAGCTGCTGGGGCACATCGACCACCCGATGGCCCAGGGCTGGGCGCTGCGCCGGCCCATCGACATCCGGCACGTGGACCAGCCGCTGTACCTCAAGGGAGACAGCTCCCGTCAGGCGCGCCAGGCGGTGTGGATGCGGGCCAACGGCCGGCTGCCCGCCGACGACCTGGTGAACCGTGCGGTGCTGGCGTACGCGAGCGACTACACGCTGCTGGAGGTCGTGCTGCGCCGGCACGGGATCGCCTGGACCCAGCCGGGACTGCGGATGGCCAGCCTGGACCACGCGATGTGGTGGCACCGGCCGGTGCGCGCCGACGAGTGGCTGCTGTTCGTCCAGGGCACGCCCTCGGCGTCCGGGGCCCGCGGGCTCGGGATCGCCAGGGTGTTCGACACCGACGGCGTCCTCGTCGCCTCGATCGCCCAGGAGGGCATGATCCGCGTCCCCCGGTGA
- a CDS encoding DUF664 domain-containing protein, producing MATTADLLVDLFGRVRERTLATLADLTPDELAVRIDPEANTVGWLVWHLTRVQDDHVAAVAGTEQVWTAQGWAGRFELPLDPADIGYGHTPEQVAVVRVSDPDLLAGYHEAVHAASVRYLSGLSDADLDRVVDTSWDPPVTLGVRLVSVVDDDLEHAGQAAFLRGHLLRRRRE from the coding sequence GTGGCCACCACAGCGGACCTTCTCGTCGACCTTTTCGGCCGGGTGCGCGAGCGCACCCTCGCTACGCTCGCGGACCTGACGCCCGACGAGCTCGCCGTCCGGATCGACCCCGAGGCGAACACGGTCGGCTGGCTGGTCTGGCACCTCACCCGCGTCCAGGACGACCACGTCGCCGCGGTCGCCGGCACCGAGCAGGTGTGGACGGCGCAGGGCTGGGCCGGGCGCTTCGAGCTGCCGCTCGACCCCGCCGACATCGGCTACGGGCACACTCCCGAGCAGGTGGCCGTCGTCCGGGTGAGCGACCCGGACCTCCTCGCCGGCTACCACGAGGCGGTCCACGCGGCGAGCGTGCGCTACCTCAGTGGGCTCAGCGACGCCGACCTCGACCGGGTGGTCGACACCTCCTGGGACCCGCCGGTCACCCTCGGCGTCCGGCTGGTCAGCGTCGTGGACGACGACCTCGAGCACGCCGGCCAGGCCGCGTTCCTGCGCGGTCACCTGCTGCGGCGGCGCCGGGAGTGA
- a CDS encoding DUF2254 domain-containing protein, whose translation MNVLQRLQERFWFVPTVLSLAAFVLAQGLVALDRVLEDAVIPSWLGVLLFRVGENGSRDILGAVASSSLAVAGTTFSITMAVLALTSSSYGPRLVRNFMADRGNQVVLGVFVATFLYSLLVLRSIRVIGDPGDQEAEVFVPHLAVNGAVLLAVLNVGVLVYFIHHISDSIQIATLARQVRTDLRSTVERLYPTGIGHDQRVLDGADAEADLPDRLDEEGAPVTAGRPGYVQSVREEALLAAACEHDVLIALRTEPGRYVLDDTPLAIVYPPQRHGVDLQAAVRSAVVVADARSPYQDVAFAVQQLTEMAVRALSPGTNDPFTAVNALDDLAAGLTLLAARELPSAARYDDDGVLRVHAPRSSVVDLVSTVLDNMRWYAADAPAVMHAALQLVERLAGHARHRELRARLLTQVGLLREAFERAGHQEHDVRVFADHADRVTRVITAASQTSLGPGRPTRPSS comes from the coding sequence GTGAACGTGCTGCAGCGCCTGCAGGAGCGCTTCTGGTTCGTGCCCACCGTCCTCTCCCTCGCGGCGTTCGTGCTCGCCCAGGGGCTGGTGGCTCTCGACCGCGTCCTCGAGGACGCCGTCATCCCCTCGTGGCTCGGCGTCCTGCTGTTTCGGGTGGGGGAGAACGGCAGCCGGGACATCCTCGGTGCGGTAGCGAGCTCCAGCCTGGCGGTCGCCGGGACGACGTTCTCCATCACGATGGCCGTGCTCGCGCTCACCTCGTCGAGCTACGGCCCACGTCTGGTGCGCAACTTCATGGCCGACCGGGGCAACCAGGTCGTGCTGGGGGTTTTCGTCGCGACGTTCCTCTACAGCCTGCTCGTGCTCCGCTCGATCCGGGTCATCGGGGACCCTGGCGACCAGGAGGCCGAGGTGTTCGTGCCGCACCTGGCCGTGAACGGGGCCGTGCTGCTCGCCGTTCTCAACGTCGGGGTGCTCGTCTACTTCATCCACCACATCAGCGACTCCATCCAGATCGCCACCCTGGCCCGGCAGGTTCGCACCGACCTGCGCAGCACCGTCGAGCGGCTCTACCCGACCGGGATCGGGCACGACCAGCGCGTCCTCGACGGTGCCGACGCCGAGGCAGACCTGCCGGACCGTCTCGACGAGGAGGGCGCACCGGTCACCGCCGGGCGGCCGGGGTACGTCCAGTCGGTTCGGGAAGAGGCCCTTCTCGCCGCGGCCTGCGAGCACGACGTCCTCATTGCGTTGCGGACCGAGCCCGGCCGGTACGTCCTGGACGACACCCCGCTCGCCATCGTGTACCCGCCGCAGCGGCACGGCGTGGACCTGCAAGCCGCGGTGCGCTCGGCTGTCGTCGTCGCCGATGCTCGCAGCCCCTACCAGGACGTCGCGTTCGCCGTCCAGCAGCTGACCGAGATGGCGGTGCGGGCGTTGTCTCCCGGCACGAACGATCCGTTCACCGCCGTGAACGCCCTCGACGACCTCGCCGCCGGACTGACACTGCTGGCGGCGAGGGAGCTGCCCTCCGCCGCCCGGTACGACGACGACGGCGTGCTGCGGGTGCACGCGCCGCGCTCGTCGGTGGTGGACCTGGTCAGCACTGTGCTCGACAACATGCGGTGGTACGCGGCGGACGCGCCGGCGGTCATGCACGCGGCGCTCCAGCTGGTGGAGCGGCTGGCGGGGCACGCCCGTCACCGTGAGCTGCGGGCCCGGTTGCTGACCCAGGTCGGCCTGCTGCGCGAGGCGTTCGAACGGGCCGGTCACCAGGAGCACGACGTGAGGGTGTTCGCCGACCACGCCGACCGGGTGACCCGAGTCATCACTGCCGCCAGCCAGACGTCCCTTGGCCCTGGCCGGCCGACACGCCCCTCTTCGTGA
- a CDS encoding acyl-CoA thioesterase, with product MPRLHFPMALRWSDMDAYRHVNNVAFLRLLEDARVLAFHGHDSDDGGSMLDNGVLVARHEIDYLAPLHWRPEPIRIDLWVTDIKGASFDMGYEVLDDSDGDGAPVVYARAESTLVVYDLTQGRPRRLTDGERARLERLRDAPVDLRRRRTQERAGR from the coding sequence ATGCCTCGCTTGCACTTCCCGATGGCCCTGCGCTGGTCGGACATGGACGCCTACCGCCACGTCAACAACGTCGCGTTCCTGCGGCTGCTCGAGGACGCGCGCGTCCTGGCGTTCCACGGGCACGACAGCGACGACGGCGGGAGCATGCTCGACAACGGTGTCCTCGTCGCCCGCCACGAGATCGACTACCTCGCTCCGCTGCACTGGCGACCCGAGCCGATCCGCATCGACCTGTGGGTCACCGACATCAAGGGGGCCAGCTTCGACATGGGGTACGAGGTGCTCGACGACTCCGACGGTGACGGCGCCCCCGTGGTCTACGCCCGTGCGGAGTCCACGCTCGTCGTCTACGACCTCACGCAGGGCCGGCCGCGGCGGCTCACCGACGGCGAGCGGGCCCGGTTGGAGCGGCTGCGCGACGCGCCGGTCGACCTGCGCCGTCGGCGGACCCAGGAGCGGGCCGGCCGGTGA
- a CDS encoding phosphotransferase family protein, which translates to MVPSTTHPDAQPPELDLPALRDWLRAQGLASGEPRVQRVSGGRTHVTFLLDVDDHEWVLRRPLPGHVAPRAHGVAFEYRVLSALAGGQVPVPRPVALCTDPTVTGAPFLLTERVPGLVVRTRADLARLSPTERRTVALAMVDVLADLHTIDPDAVGLGDLARGDGHLGRYLRRLGQQLDRHRSRAVPGIDVLRVRLAGSVPAPSASPARHGIVHGDYRLDNLVLDDATLAVRAVLDWELATVGDPLADVGLLLAATEGVTASTGSAVVGNGFGLAAAPGFPPADELAQRYAARTGLDERDLAALRWATACGYFRIAVALEELRTSGEPGRRPDADLVRGVVAAGLTTLDQMGARQPRE; encoded by the coding sequence GTGGTCCCCTCGACGACGCACCCGGACGCCCAGCCGCCCGAGCTCGACCTGCCCGCGCTGCGCGACTGGCTGCGCGCCCAGGGCCTTGCCTCCGGCGAGCCCCGGGTCCAGCGGGTCAGCGGCGGACGCACCCACGTGACGTTCCTGCTCGACGTCGACGACCACGAGTGGGTGCTGCGCCGCCCGCTGCCGGGGCACGTGGCTCCGCGGGCCCACGGCGTCGCCTTCGAGTACCGGGTGCTCAGTGCGCTGGCGGGCGGACAGGTGCCGGTCCCCCGGCCCGTCGCGCTGTGCACGGACCCGACGGTGACCGGGGCCCCTTTCCTGCTCACCGAGCGGGTTCCGGGCCTCGTCGTCCGAACCCGTGCGGACCTCGCCCGGCTGTCCCCCACCGAGCGCCGCACTGTCGCCCTGGCCATGGTCGACGTCCTGGCCGACCTGCACACCATCGACCCGGACGCCGTCGGGCTGGGCGACCTGGCTCGGGGGGACGGTCACCTCGGCCGGTACCTGCGCCGGCTCGGGCAGCAGCTGGACCGCCACCGCAGCCGTGCCGTTCCGGGCATCGACGTGCTGCGGGTGCGACTGGCCGGGTCCGTGCCGGCGCCGTCCGCGTCGCCTGCCCGCCACGGCATCGTCCACGGTGACTACCGCCTCGACAACCTCGTCCTGGACGACGCGACCCTCGCCGTCCGGGCGGTGCTGGACTGGGAGCTCGCGACCGTGGGCGACCCACTCGCGGACGTAGGCCTCCTGCTGGCGGCCACCGAGGGGGTCACCGCGTCGACCGGCTCGGCGGTCGTGGGCAACGGGTTCGGGCTCGCCGCCGCCCCCGGGTTCCCGCCCGCGGACGAGCTCGCGCAGCGGTACGCCGCCCGGACCGGGCTCGACGAGAGAGACCTGGCCGCGCTGCGCTGGGCGACAGCGTGCGGGTACTTCCGCATCGCCGTCGCCCTCGAGGAGCTGCGCACCTCCGGCGAGCCAGGACGGCGCCCGGACGCCGACCTGGTCCGGGGCGTGGTGGCGGCCGGCCTGACCACCCTGGACCAGATGGGGGCCCGGCAACCCCGTGAGTGA
- a CDS encoding alpha-amylase, whose amino-acid sequence MPRLVAVTPEPRQWWRSAVIYQIYPRSFADADGDGVGDLPGITSRLGHLAELGVDAVWLSPFYVSPQADAGYDVADYRDVDPVFGELSDADALLARAHELGIRVIVDLVPNHTSDEHPWFRAALAAGPGSPERARYIFRDGRGPDGALPPNDWRSVFGGDAWTRVIETDGRPGQWYLHLFDTKQPDLDWTCGDVWAEMEDVLRFWLDRGVDGFRVDVAHGLVKAPGLPDWDHDQEMIEGANADGERPPMWDQDGVHDVYRSWRKVLDGYDGDRMLVAEAWVAPADRLARYVRPDEMHQAFNFDFLVAPWRAADLRRVVTDSLAEMGSVGAPTTWVLSNHDVVRHASRLGLPVGTPRPHGIAAQDPQPDAELGLRRARAATLLMLALPGSAYLYQGEELGLPDHTTMPHDVRQDPAFHRTGGEEIGRDGCRVPLPWQHDAPAYGFSPTGRSWLPQPPEFAGYALDRQRGVPGSTYEMYRAALRLRRDLGLGTGDLTWTEAGPDVVAFANGPALVMTNLGEEPVSLPAGAEVLLVSGDLVAGPDGRPAVPTDVTAWVRA is encoded by the coding sequence CTGCCTAGGCTCGTGGCCGTGACTCCCGAGCCGCGCCAGTGGTGGCGCTCCGCCGTCATCTACCAGATCTACCCCCGCTCCTTCGCCGACGCCGACGGGGACGGCGTCGGGGACCTGCCAGGGATCACGAGCCGGCTCGGTCACCTCGCCGAGCTGGGCGTGGACGCCGTGTGGCTGAGCCCGTTCTACGTCTCCCCCCAGGCGGACGCCGGCTACGACGTGGCCGACTACCGCGACGTCGACCCGGTGTTCGGCGAGCTCTCCGACGCCGACGCCCTCCTGGCCCGCGCCCACGAGCTGGGGATCCGCGTCATCGTCGACCTGGTGCCCAACCACACCTCGGACGAGCACCCGTGGTTCCGCGCCGCGCTGGCAGCCGGACCGGGCAGCCCCGAGCGGGCTCGGTACATCTTCCGGGACGGGCGCGGACCGGACGGCGCCCTGCCGCCGAACGACTGGCGGTCGGTGTTCGGCGGCGACGCGTGGACCCGGGTGATCGAGACCGACGGCCGACCCGGCCAGTGGTACCTGCACCTGTTCGACACCAAGCAGCCGGACCTGGACTGGACGTGCGGCGACGTGTGGGCCGAGATGGAGGACGTGCTGCGGTTCTGGCTGGACCGCGGCGTCGACGGCTTCCGGGTGGACGTCGCGCACGGACTGGTCAAGGCCCCGGGCCTGCCGGACTGGGACCACGACCAGGAGATGATCGAGGGCGCGAACGCCGACGGCGAGCGTCCGCCGATGTGGGACCAGGACGGCGTCCACGACGTCTACCGCTCCTGGCGCAAGGTCCTCGACGGGTACGACGGCGACCGGATGCTCGTCGCCGAGGCCTGGGTGGCTCCAGCGGACCGACTGGCGCGCTACGTCCGGCCCGACGAGATGCACCAGGCCTTCAACTTCGACTTCCTCGTCGCCCCGTGGCGCGCGGCGGACCTGCGCCGGGTGGTGACGGACTCCCTCGCCGAGATGGGGTCCGTCGGTGCCCCGACGACGTGGGTGCTGAGCAACCACGACGTCGTCCGGCACGCCTCCCGCCTCGGCCTGCCGGTCGGGACGCCGCGCCCGCACGGGATCGCCGCGCAGGACCCTCAGCCGGACGCCGAGCTCGGCCTGCGCCGGGCCCGCGCCGCCACCCTGCTCATGCTCGCCCTGCCCGGGTCGGCGTACCTGTACCAGGGTGAGGAGCTCGGGCTGCCCGACCACACGACGATGCCGCACGACGTCCGCCAGGACCCGGCCTTCCACCGCACCGGCGGCGAGGAGATCGGTCGCGACGGCTGCCGGGTGCCGCTTCCGTGGCAGCACGACGCACCGGCCTACGGCTTCTCCCCGACCGGCCGCAGCTGGCTGCCGCAGCCGCCGGAGTTCGCCGGCTACGCGCTGGACCGCCAGCGCGGCGTGCCGGGGTCGACGTACGAGATGTACCGCGCCGCGCTTCGGCTGCGCCGCGACCTCGGCCTCGGTACCGGTGACCTGACCTGGACCGAGGCCGGTCCGGACGTCGTGGCCTTCGCCAACGGCCCCGCGCTCGTCATGACGAACCTCGGCGAGGAGCCGGTGTCGCTGCCGGCAGGTGCGGAGGTGCTGCTCGTCTCCGGAGACCTGGTCGCCGGCCCGGACGGCCGGCCCGCGGTGCCGACCGACGTCACCGCCTGGGTACGCGCCTGA
- the ettA gene encoding energy-dependent translational throttle protein EttA — MAEFIYTMYKARKAHGDKVILDDVTMSFYPGAKIGMVGPNGAGKSTILKIMAGMDQPSNGEARLSPGYSVGILEQEPPLNEDKTVLGNVEEGVGEIKAKLDRFNEISQLMTEPDADYDSLLAEMGELQEALDHADAWDLDSQLEQAMDALRCPPPDADVTVLSGGERRRVALCKLLLSKPDLLLLDEPTNHLDAESVTWLEQHLAGYPGAVIAVTHDRYFLDNVAQWIAEVDRGRLYPYEGNYSTYLEKKRERLQVQGKKDAKLAKRLASELEWVRQNAKGRQAKSKARLQRYEEMAAEAERTRKLDFEEIQIPPGPRLGSLVIEVQDLRKGFGDRVLIDGLSFSLPRNGIVGVIGPNGVGKTTLFKTIVGLEEPDAGTVRIGDTVKISYVDQSRAGLDPRKTLWEVVSDGLDYIKVGNVEIPSRAYVSQFGFKGPDQQKPAGVLSGGERNRLNLALTLKEGGNLLLLDEPTNDLDIETLGSLENALLEFPGCAVVISHDRWFLDRVATHILAWEGTEQNPGSWYWFEGNFQAYEENKVERLGPDAARPHRVTYRKLTRD; from the coding sequence ATGGCGGAGTTCATCTACACGATGTACAAGGCGCGCAAGGCCCACGGCGACAAGGTGATCCTTGACGACGTCACGATGTCGTTCTACCCCGGCGCCAAGATCGGCATGGTCGGGCCGAACGGCGCCGGGAAGTCGACGATCCTCAAGATCATGGCGGGGATGGACCAGCCGTCGAACGGTGAGGCCAGGCTGTCGCCCGGGTACAGCGTGGGGATCCTCGAGCAGGAACCGCCGCTCAACGAGGACAAGACCGTGCTCGGCAACGTCGAGGAGGGCGTCGGGGAGATCAAGGCCAAGCTGGACCGGTTCAACGAGATCTCGCAGCTCATGACCGAGCCGGACGCCGACTACGACTCCCTGCTCGCCGAGATGGGAGAGCTGCAGGAGGCGCTCGACCACGCCGACGCGTGGGACCTGGACTCCCAGCTCGAGCAGGCGATGGACGCACTGCGCTGCCCGCCGCCGGACGCCGACGTCACGGTCCTGTCCGGTGGCGAGCGGCGCCGCGTGGCCCTGTGCAAGCTGCTGCTCAGCAAGCCCGACCTGCTGCTGCTCGACGAGCCGACCAACCACCTGGACGCCGAGAGCGTGACCTGGCTCGAGCAGCACCTCGCCGGGTACCCCGGCGCAGTCATCGCCGTCACCCACGACCGGTACTTCCTCGACAACGTCGCACAGTGGATCGCTGAGGTCGACCGCGGCCGGCTCTACCCGTACGAGGGCAACTACTCCACCTACCTGGAGAAGAAGAGGGAACGACTCCAGGTGCAGGGCAAGAAGGACGCCAAGCTCGCCAAGCGCCTCGCCAGCGAGCTGGAGTGGGTGCGCCAGAACGCCAAGGGCCGGCAGGCCAAGTCCAAGGCCCGCCTCCAGCGCTACGAGGAGATGGCGGCCGAGGCGGAGCGGACCCGCAAGCTCGACTTCGAGGAGATCCAGATCCCGCCGGGGCCGCGGCTCGGCAGCCTGGTGATCGAGGTGCAGGACCTGCGCAAGGGCTTCGGCGACCGGGTGCTCATCGACGGCCTGTCGTTCTCGTTGCCCCGCAACGGCATCGTCGGCGTCATCGGCCCCAACGGCGTCGGCAAGACGACTCTGTTCAAGACCATCGTCGGCCTCGAGGAGCCTGACGCCGGCACCGTGCGGATCGGCGACACCGTCAAGATCTCCTACGTCGACCAGAGCCGTGCTGGCCTCGACCCGCGCAAGACGCTCTGGGAGGTGGTTTCCGACGGCCTCGACTACATCAAGGTCGGGAACGTCGAGATCCCCTCTCGCGCCTACGTCTCCCAGTTCGGGTTCAAGGGTCCGGACCAGCAGAAGCCGGCCGGCGTCCTGTCCGGCGGCGAGCGCAACCGGCTCAACCTCGCGCTGACGCTCAAGGAGGGCGGGAACCTCCTGCTCCTGGACGAGCCGACCAACGACCTCGACATCGAGACCCTCGGTTCGCTGGAGAACGCGCTGCTGGAGTTCCCCGGCTGCGCCGTCGTGATCTCCCACGACCGGTGGTTCCTCGACCGGGTGGCCACCCACATCCTCGCCTGGGAGGGCACAGAGCAGAACCCCGGTTCGTGGTACTGGTTCGAGGGCAACTTCCAGGCCTACGAGGAGAACAAGGTCGAGCGGCTGGGGCCCGATGCGGCGCGCCCGCACCGGGTGACGTACCGCAAGCTGACGCGCGACTGA
- a CDS encoding mechanosensitive ion channel family protein, translated as MHSSFTPALAASAPPATGPSVPPSVPPTAEPSPTPTETGGLLERVDPESTPCRVEDGSFCGVLYDWTGNQDLSRWVSGILGTLASILLIVLVGLVLRWLLHRGITRLTDRIVEGATAPGGAPQRGRSGRRSSATALLESPLTGERRVQRAQTIGSVLKSISTGVVGVVVVLMVLSELSINVGPLIAGAGIVGVALGFGSQTLVKDFLSGMFMIVEDQYGVGDVVDVGEANGTVEAVGLRVTRLRDVSGTVWYVPNGEILRVGNMSQGWARAVLDVAVAYGEDVGRVQDLLRQVGAELAADADWGPLVLEEPEVWGVEALAADSVVVRLVVKTAPLQQWGVARELRRRIKARFDREGIEIPFPQRTVWMRTQDDGRRGGSEQERHEQPPGGESKVAQEIEPRNDSGL; from the coding sequence CGACCGGGCCGAGCGTCCCGCCGAGCGTCCCGCCGACCGCCGAGCCGTCGCCCACGCCGACCGAGACCGGCGGGCTGCTCGAACGAGTCGACCCGGAGAGCACCCCCTGCCGGGTCGAGGACGGGTCGTTCTGCGGCGTCCTGTACGACTGGACGGGCAACCAGGACCTGTCCCGCTGGGTGTCGGGCATCCTCGGCACGCTGGCGAGCATCCTGCTCATCGTCCTGGTCGGGCTGGTGCTGCGCTGGCTGCTGCACCGGGGCATCACCCGGCTCACGGACCGGATCGTGGAGGGGGCGACGGCACCCGGCGGCGCGCCGCAGCGGGGTCGGTCCGGCCGGCGGAGCTCGGCGACGGCGCTGCTGGAGTCCCCACTGACCGGCGAGCGCCGGGTGCAGCGGGCCCAGACGATCGGGTCGGTGCTCAAGAGCATCAGCACCGGCGTGGTCGGAGTCGTCGTCGTGCTCATGGTGCTCTCCGAGCTGAGCATCAACGTCGGTCCGCTGATCGCCGGCGCCGGCATCGTCGGGGTCGCCCTGGGGTTCGGCTCCCAGACCCTCGTCAAGGACTTCCTCTCCGGCATGTTCATGATCGTCGAGGACCAGTACGGCGTCGGCGACGTCGTCGACGTCGGTGAGGCCAACGGCACCGTCGAGGCCGTCGGCCTTCGGGTGACCCGCCTGCGGGACGTCTCCGGCACGGTCTGGTACGTGCCCAACGGGGAGATCCTGCGGGTCGGCAACATGTCCCAGGGCTGGGCCCGCGCCGTCCTCGACGTCGCCGTGGCCTACGGCGAGGACGTGGGTCGGGTGCAGGACCTGCTGCGCCAGGTCGGTGCCGAGCTCGCCGCGGACGCCGACTGGGGACCGCTCGTGCTGGAGGAGCCGGAGGTCTGGGGCGTCGAGGCGCTGGCCGCCGACTCCGTCGTGGTACGGCTCGTCGTCAAGACGGCGCCGCTGCAGCAGTGGGGGGTCGCCCGGGAGCTACGCCGCCGGATCAAGGCCCGTTTCGACCGGGAGGGGATCGAGATCCCGTTCCCGCAGCGGACCGTCTGGATGCGGACGCAGGACGACGGACGGCGTGGCGGCAGCGAGCAGGAGCGCCACGAGCAGCCCCCTGGCGGGGAGTCCAAGGTCGCCCAGGAGATCGAGCCCCGCAACGACTCCGGCCTCTGA